From Ignavibacteriota bacterium:
TCGGGGCGGTCGGTGTGAAGAATACGCGGCATGCCGTTCCCACGGGCCTGATCGCCGATCTGGCGGGTATGCTGGCGGCGGTGTGGATCGTGAATCTCCTGTTTTGAAGATCCCGGAGGGGGGCTCGCATCTCCAAATATTGCACTTGCGGCCCCATTTGGCTATATTTCGGGCACTGAAAGCTGTACGGCCCTGCACAGGCTCGCCCGTAACTCCACGCCCGACCTGATGACATTCGTGTCCCAATCACGATCTGAGCATCCCTTATGCATCTGCTGAACAAGCTCGTCGTCGCCTCGATACCCATGGTGCCACGACGGGTCATCCGTTACTTCGCCGGACGGTACATCGCGGGGGAGACCCTCCCCATGGCGGTCACCTGCGTCCGGCAACTCAATGCTGAAAAAGTGTGTGCGACCATGGATGTTCTCGGCGAGGACATCTCCACCCGTGCCGAAGCGATCGCCTCCCGCGACAGTTCCATCCAGGTCCTCCACACCATTGCCCGCGAAAAACTCGATTCCAATCTCTCCATCAAACTCACGTCCCTCGGCCTGAAGATCGACAAGGCCTTCTGCCTCGAGAATGTGCGTGAGATCCTCCGCGTCGCGGCAAGCTATAACAATTTTGTCCGCGTCGACATGGAAGATTCCACCTGCACGACGGATACCATCGAGGTGTTCCTTGCCGCGCACCGGGAGTTCCCCAATACCGGGATCGTTGTGCAGGCGTATCTCTTCCGCACGGAAGCGGATGTGCGTGCGCTGGCCGCGGAGAAGGCGAACTTCCGCCTGTGCAAGGGCATCTACAAAGAGGCCCCTGCCATCGCCTTCCAGAAGCGGGAGGAGGTGCAGGACAATTATTCGAAGCTCCTCGGGATCATGTTCGATGCCGGGTGCTATGTGGGCATCGCGACGCACGACACCGTGCTGGTCGATGCCGCCTACGCGATCATCGCGAAGCGTGGCCTGCGAAAAGACCAGTATGAATTCCAGATGCTTCTGGGTGTGCGCCCTGAGCTCCGGAAGCGCCTGGTGCGCGATGGCCATAAGGTCCGCCTGTATGTGCCGTTCGGTGAGCATTGGTATGGCTACTCCACCCGCAGGTTCAAGGAGAACCCGGCAGTCGCCGGCTACGTGTTCAAAGCGTTGTTCACGCGGAACGTCTGACCCCGTTCCATTGTCCGGGACCGGACCGGTCCCCGCTGTAGGCTTTCTATTCAACCAACAAGGAGCAATTCATGGCGGAAACAAACTTCAAACCCTACGTGCCGCCGACCACGGACATGAAGGAGTTCACCGTTCGCGCATTGGTGATCGGCCTCGTCATGTGCGTTGTGCTCGGTGCCGCAAATGCGTATCTGGGCTTGAAAGCAGGCATGACGATCGCGGCGACATATCCGGCCGCGGTGATCGGCATGGCATTGCTGCGCCTGGGCAAAGGGACGATCCTGGAAGAGAACTTCGCCCGTACCGTCGGCTCGATCGGTGAGTCCGTCGCCGCCGGTGCGGTCTTCACGATCCCCGCGTTCGTCGTGCTGGGCATCTGGAAGTTCAACACGGGATCCATGTGGACCGAGTACCTCACCTCTGCGGCACTGATGATCCTCGGCGGTCTGCTGGGCATCATGTTCGTGACCGTGCTGCGCCGCGTGATGGTCGAGGATCCTTCGCTGCCGTTCCCCGAGTCGCAGGCAGCAGCCGAGATCCACAAAGCGGGCCAGCGCGGTGCCGATGCCGCTCTGCAGCTCTTCCGGGCGATGGGCGTGGGTGCATTGATCAAGCTGCTCGACGGCTTCGGTGTGTTCCGCGCCTCGAACGATTTCCATGTGATGATCGGCAAGGTGAAAGAAGGCTTTGTCCGCCTCGGTCTCACCGACAATGCGGAGAAGGTGGCCGGCGGCGGTATGACGACGATCTCCGCTCCCGCGGCGACCCCTGCCTATATCGGTGTCGGCTACATCATCGGGCCGGAACTTGGCGCACTCAACTTCGCGGGCGGCCTGCTCGCATGGGGCCTCTTCGTCCCGCTGCTCGTGTACTTCCTCGGGCCGGTGAAGATCGATCAGTATCTGGCCCTGAACAATGGTGACGAAACCGCAGCCTGGGTCGCGCTCACCGGCCACCTGTACCGGTTCATCGTCCGCCCGATCGCCGTCGGCGGTATGCTTGTCGGCGCGACGTTCACGCTGTGGAAGATGCGCAAGAACCTCATCCTCGGGATCAAGCGTGGCATCGCTGATGTGAAGAAGACCGCATCCTCTACCGCGGTGACGAACCGGACGGAGCAGGACCTGCCGTTCAAGCTCGTCATCATGGGCGTGTTCATCATCTTTGGCCTGATGATCGCCCTGTATTTCTACTTCACGGGCATGGTCCTCGGTGCGATCCTGGCCGCCGTGGTGATGCTCGTCGCGGGCTTCTTCTTCGCAGCGGTATCCGGCAATCTCGTTGGCATGATCGGTTCCTCCAACAACCCGATCTCCGGCCTGACGCTTGCAACGACGGTCGTGGCCGCCCTCACGATGGTGATCGTCGGCGTCACCGGACCGCAGGGTGTTGCGGCGGTGCTGGG
This genomic window contains:
- a CDS encoding proline dehydrogenase family protein — translated: MHLLNKLVVASIPMVPRRVIRYFAGRYIAGETLPMAVTCVRQLNAEKVCATMDVLGEDISTRAEAIASRDSSIQVLHTIAREKLDSNLSIKLTSLGLKIDKAFCLENVREILRVAASYNNFVRVDMEDSTCTTDTIEVFLAAHREFPNTGIVVQAYLFRTEADVRALAAEKANFRLCKGIYKEAPAIAFQKREEVQDNYSKLLGIMFDAGCYVGIATHDTVLVDAAYAIIAKRGLRKDQYEFQMLLGVRPELRKRLVRDGHKVRLYVPFGEHWYGYSTRRFKENPAVAGYVFKALFTRNV
- a CDS encoding oligopeptide transporter, OPT family is translated as MAETNFKPYVPPTTDMKEFTVRALVIGLVMCVVLGAANAYLGLKAGMTIAATYPAAVIGMALLRLGKGTILEENFARTVGSIGESVAAGAVFTIPAFVVLGIWKFNTGSMWTEYLTSAALMILGGLLGIMFVTVLRRVMVEDPSLPFPESQAAAEIHKAGQRGADAALQLFRAMGVGALIKLLDGFGVFRASNDFHVMIGKVKEGFVRLGLTDNAEKVAGGGMTTISAPAATPAYIGVGYIIGPELGALNFAGGLLAWGLFVPLLVYFLGPVKIDQYLALNNGDETAAWVALTGHLYRFIVRPIAVGGMLVGATFTLWKMRKNLILGIKRGIADVKKTASSTAVTNRTEQDLPFKLVIMGVFIIFGLMIALYFYFTGMVLGAILAAVVMLVAGFFFAAVSGNLVGMIGSSNNPISGLTLATTVVAALTMVIVGVTGPQGVAAVLGVAAVVCVSSAVAGEMLQDLKVGHILGGTPRKMQVGDIIGVILAGLVMFFPLYILHNSDLAANPAGGFGGKTLSAPQAGLMAALSQGIVGGEMAWPLVIVGIAMGVSLILIKVRSPMLFSVGMYLPLETTFAIFIGGLIRGIVDKMVGKRGFNDAQKARVENAGVLSASGLIAGEALIGLFIAAVVFARDQMGQKAEFWMVSGMEAIAPWLALPVFAILAWYLIYVPLSKAGRPEEPAPPTAMM